From a region of the Bacillota bacterium genome:
- a CDS encoding HAD hydrolase-like protein, producing MRLKRRPSEYAAYLLDVDGVLCRGEQVVEGAVQALERLQRGGKRLAFVSNTSLRYAATVLRRIRRLGAEVSEDKVLVAGALTAEWIAERSPGASVYVLGSQELAGEMRQSGLHGVEDPGACGHRCQYLVVGNAPNSRTPVQETLFVGDTLDTDVVAGLAVGFPTALVLTGNTTERELEASRIKPDYVLQNLLDLWATP from the coding sequence GTGCGCTTGAAGCGGCGGCCGAGCGAATACGCTGCATACCTGCTTGACGTCGACGGAGTCCTCTGCCGCGGCGAGCAGGTGGTGGAAGGAGCCGTCCAGGCCCTTGAGCGCCTCCAGCGCGGGGGGAAGCGGCTTGCCTTCGTCAGCAACACTTCGCTGCGGTACGCCGCGACGGTCCTCCGCCGGATCCGCCGGCTCGGCGCGGAGGTCTCGGAGGACAAGGTGCTCGTGGCGGGCGCGCTGACCGCCGAGTGGATAGCGGAACGCTCCCCGGGGGCATCGGTCTACGTTCTCGGGAGCCAGGAACTGGCGGGCGAGATGCGTCAAAGCGGACTCCATGGTGTCGAGGACCCGGGCGCATGCGGCCACCGGTGTCAGTACCTGGTTGTGGGCAATGCCCCAAACTCTCGCACACCCGTACAAGAGACGCTGTTTGTTGGCGACACGCTCGACACCGACGTGGTGGCCGGGCTGGCAGTTGGTTTCCCTACGGCTCTGGTGCTCACCGGTAACACGACCGAGCGCGAGCTGGAAGCATCACGCATCAAGCCGGATTATGTGCTGCAAAACCTGCTGGACCTGTGGGCAACCCCGTGA
- a CDS encoding putative sulfate exporter family transporter, which yields KLTRTLFLVPLVAGFSLAFVRRSRQTDDVLRGVGAAFPGFVVAFVGMSMLSSAGVISQPVAAALGQASKLMITLVLVAVGLSSDLGRVRHLGLRPLLIGLVTSVVVAVTGFWLLTGVLG from the coding sequence AAGCTGACCCGCACCCTCTTCCTCGTTCCCCTTGTGGCGGGCTTCTCACTGGCGTTCGTGCGCCGCTCCCGGCAAACGGACGACGTGCTGCGTGGCGTGGGCGCGGCGTTTCCGGGGTTCGTCGTCGCATTCGTCGGCATGAGCATGCTCAGCAGCGCCGGGGTCATCTCGCAGCCGGTTGCTGCCGCGTTGGGCCAGGCGAGCAAGCTCATGATTACCCTGGTCCTGGTCGCCGTGGGACTTAGCTCCGATCTGGGGCGGGTGCGCCATCTCGGTCTGCGTCCCTTACTCATCGGACTGGTCACGTCCGTGGTCGTTGCCGTCACCGGCTTCTGGCTGCTGACCGGCGTGCTCGGCTGA